In Melanotaenia boesemani isolate fMelBoe1 chromosome 7, fMelBoe1.pri, whole genome shotgun sequence, a single window of DNA contains:
- the LOC121643369 gene encoding N-acetyllactosaminide beta-1,3-N-acetylglucosaminyltransferase 2-like, translated as MARRWCRLRTILICICTPCFCLALLIIYISVMISLTLNPHTSQGTTIVYYVGEINHFVAPGTLNKDGFSTIPKTFWEDNLKGSGLWNQFQKTIDRHFNPILNPNKAIDRSARSYFDDFLLNQGFSEVTVMDNMRNTFDNFPQEIQQFVTYMQRRDYPILIQPDGVCGAKARLEKKRPLLLFAIKTGEFNFKNRQAIRQTWGRAGWVAGEKRNGSNKEVLGGYVRRVFLIGKEDTGEMGAHVSDLLTMESKTYGDILQWDFKDTFFNLTLKDVLLWRWFSRHCNQVHFVLKGDDDVFVNTPKLITYLQEQLKKPQAKSTMEDFMVGDVIGAGMPNRVKKSKYFIPDTFYSGLYPMYAGGGGVVYSGLLAKRLHKISKTVHLFPIDDVYVGMCMYRLNALPVHHPAFLTFDFSEEEGQQLCIYHTILLVHKRTPEQLVSLWADLKKTWTQCQNVHLRGVDDKKVTQENLAKS; from the coding sequence ATGGCTCGACGTTGGTGTCGCTTGCGGACCATCCTGATCTGTATCTGCACACCGTGCTTCTGCCTGGCACTGCTAATCATCTACATTTCTGTCATGATATCTTTAACCCTGAACCCCCACACATCACAGGGTACAACCATAGTTTACTATGTTGGagaaattaatcattttgtGGCCCCAGgaactttaaataaagatggtTTTTCCACAATCCCTAAAACCTTCTGGGAGGACAACCTGAAGGGGAGTGGCCTTTGGAATCAGTTTCAAAAGACAATCGACCGCCATTTTAATCCAATCCTGAACCCCAACAAAGCCATAGACAGATCAGCAAGAAGTTACTTTGATGATTTCTTACTGAATCAGGGTTTCTCTGAAGTTACTGTCATGGATAACATGAGGAATACGTTTGACAATTTTCCTCAAGAGATACAACAGTTTGTAACCTACATGCAAAGAAGGGACTACCCCATTCTCATCCAGCCAGATGGAGTATGCGGAGCTAAGGCAAGGCTTGAGAAGAAGCGGCCTCTGCTTCTCTTTGCCATCAAAACAGGAGAATTTAACTTTAAGAACCGCCAAGCCATTCGACAGACGTGGGGACGGGCGGGATGGGTGGCGGGAGAGAAGAGAAATGGCAGCAACAAGGAAGTACTTGGAGGGTATGTTCGCAGGGTGTTCTTGATAGGCAAAGAGGACACTGGAGAAATGGGTGCACATGTGTCTGATTTACTCACGATGGAGAGTAAAACCTATGGAGACATTCTGCAATGGGACTTTAAAGATACGTTTTTCAATCTCACCCTGAAGGATGTGCTCTTGTGGAGGTGGTTCTCGCGCCACTGCAATCAGGTACATTTCGTCTTAAAGGGAGACGATGACGTCTTTGTTAACACCCCAAAGTTGATCACCTATCTTCAGGAACAGCTTAAGAAGCCACAAGCAAAAAGTACCATGGAAGACTTCATGGTTGGAGATGTTATAGGAGCCGGCATGCCAAACCGAGTCAAGAAATCCAAGTACTTTATCCCAGATACCTTCTACAGCGGGCTTTATCCCATGTATGCAGGCGGGGGAGGAGTGGTTTACTCAGGCCTGTTGGCCAAACGGCTACACAAGATATCTAAGACAGTTCACTTGTTTCCCATCGACGATGTCTATGTGGGGATGTGCATGTACCGGCTCAATGCTCTCCCTGTCCACCACCCTGCTTTCCTCACGTTTGACTTCTCTGAAGAAGAAGGACAACAGCTGTGTATATACCACACCATCCTGTTGGTGCACAAACGAACCCCCGAACAGCTAGTTAGCCTGTGGGCTGACTTGAAGAAGACGTGGACGCAGTGTCAGAATGTCCATCTGAGGGGTGTGGATGATAAAAAAGTCACCCAAGAAAATCTGGCCAAATCATAG
- the eif1ad gene encoding probable RNA-binding protein EIF1AD isoform X2, producing MSQATKRKHVVKEVLGDFVIPTENQWIVKVIGSRGNNLHEVITAQGETFLVSMPTKFRKNIWIKRGDYVIVDPIEEGEKVKAEISFILYKDHVQHLQKQQLWPEGFMEEQSLQHKTNKQQEKEEGTENKAQEEEEGSDSEDDESDLFVNTNRCNYQYSQSEEEDSEEDDDEEEERTEK from the exons ATGTCACAGGCCACCAAACGCAAACACGTTGTCAAGGAAGTTCTTGGAGACTTTGTCATTCCTACAGAAAACCAGTGGATCGTGAAG GTTATTGGTAGCCGTGGTAACAACCTTCATGAAGTCATCACAGCCCAGGGTGAGACCTTCCTGGTGAGCATGCCTACCAAGTTTCGGAAGAACATCTGGATAAAGAGAG GTGACTATGTGATTGTGGATCCCATTGAGGAAGGAGAGAAGGTGAAGGCAGAGATAAGCTTTATTCTCTACAAAGATCATGTTCAGCACTTGCAGAAACAACAGCTTTG GCCAGAGGGATTCATGGAGGAGCAGTCGCTGCAGCACAAGACgaacaaacagcaggaaaaagaagaggggaCAGAGAACAAAGcccaagaagaagaggaaggtaGCGACTCTGAAGACGATGAGAGCGACCTCTTTGTAAACACCAACCGCTGTAACTACCAGTATAGTCAaagtgaagaggaggacagCGAGGAAGACGAcgatgaggaagaggaaaggaCAGAAAAGTGA
- the eif1ad gene encoding probable RNA-binding protein EIF1AD isoform X1: MESVSAAKVMSKTGEGTTNLPFIMSQATKRKHVVKEVLGDFVIPTENQWIVKVIGSRGNNLHEVITAQGETFLVSMPTKFRKNIWIKRGDYVIVDPIEEGEKVKAEISFILYKDHVQHLQKQQLWPEGFMEEQSLQHKTNKQQEKEEGTENKAQEEEEGSDSEDDESDLFVNTNRCNYQYSQSEEEDSEEDDDEEEERTEK; encoded by the exons ATGGAAAGCGTTTCAGCAGCAAAAGTCATGTCTAAAA CTGGCGAAGGAACCACTAATCTGCCATTTATAATGTCACAGGCCACCAAACGCAAACACGTTGTCAAGGAAGTTCTTGGAGACTTTGTCATTCCTACAGAAAACCAGTGGATCGTGAAG GTTATTGGTAGCCGTGGTAACAACCTTCATGAAGTCATCACAGCCCAGGGTGAGACCTTCCTGGTGAGCATGCCTACCAAGTTTCGGAAGAACATCTGGATAAAGAGAG GTGACTATGTGATTGTGGATCCCATTGAGGAAGGAGAGAAGGTGAAGGCAGAGATAAGCTTTATTCTCTACAAAGATCATGTTCAGCACTTGCAGAAACAACAGCTTTG GCCAGAGGGATTCATGGAGGAGCAGTCGCTGCAGCACAAGACgaacaaacagcaggaaaaagaagaggggaCAGAGAACAAAGcccaagaagaagaggaaggtaGCGACTCTGAAGACGATGAGAGCGACCTCTTTGTAAACACCAACCGCTGTAACTACCAGTATAGTCAaagtgaagaggaggacagCGAGGAAGACGAcgatgaggaagaggaaaggaCAGAAAAGTGA
- the ctsf gene encoding cathepsin F isoform X2: MVFRFLYCPLILWLALAAAVGSVLGLGEDLDRPLFGPPGSPIRLHESDPGLKKAMLFAEERYNRGSNAMHLRRVSRLISATKQLVKGIRYTLTVELSNTQCKKSAMLRTCDFYPESQQLKTEVCLFEVWDIPWQGSSTLLKQKCQPKVDAEVEETNKVEDVSTSQPLEESVELLGQFKEFMVKYNKVYSSQEEADRRLRVFHKNLKMAEKLQSLDQGSAEYGVTKFSDLTEEEFRSTYLNPLLSQWTLYQPMKQAYPAKDPAPDSWDWRDHGAVSPVKNQGMCGSCWAFSVTGNIEGQWFLKNGTLLSLSEQELVDCDGLDQACRGGLPSNAYESIEKLGGLETETDYSYTGRKQKCDFSNRKVAAYINSSVELSKDETEIAAWLAENGPISVALNAFAMQFYRKGVSHPLKIFCNPWMIDHAVLLVGYGERKGIPFWAIKNSWGEDYGEQGYYYLYRGSNACGINKMCSSAVVN, translated from the exons ATGGTGTTCAGATTCCTTTACTGTCCGCTAATCCTGTGGCTGGCCCTAGCCGCCGCAGTGGGCTCAGTGCTCGGGCTTGGTGAAGACCTCGACCGGCCACTATTCGGGCCACCCGGGTCTCCTATCCGTCTGCACGAGTCCGACCCGGGATTGAAAAAGGCTATGCTTTTCGCAGAGGAAAGGTACAACCGGGGCTCCAACGCCATGCACCTCCGCAGAGTCAGCCGGTTAATCTCTGCTACTAAACAG CTTGTGAAGGGAATCCGCTACACTTTAACAGTGGAACTGAGCAACACCCAGTGTAAGAAATCTGCCATGCTCAGGACATGTGACTTCTATCCTGAGTCACAGCAACTCAAG acAGAAGTATGCTTGTTTGAAGTATGGGACATTCCATGGCAGGGCTCCTCAACCCTGCTAAAACAGAAGTGTCAACCAAAAG TTGATGCTGAAGTAGAAGAGACCAACAAGGTGGAGGATGTGTCCACCAGCCAGCCTCTGGAG GAGTCTGTAGAGCTGCTGGGCCAGTTCAAAGAGTTCATGGTTAAGTACAATAAGGTGTACAGCAGCCAGGAGG AGGCCGACCGTCGTTTGCGAGTCTTCCACAAGAACCTGAAGATGGCCGAGAAGCTCCAGTCTTTGGATCAAGGGTCAGCTGAGTACGGAGTCACCAAGTTCAGCGACCTAACTG AGGAGGAGTTTCGCTCCACATACCTGAACCCGCTCCTGAGTCAATGGACTCTCTATCAACCAATGAAACAGGCTTATCCTGCCAAAGACCCTGCCCCTGACAGCTGGGATTGGAGGGACCATGGAGCTGTCAGTCCTGTTAAGAACCAG ggcATGTGTGGATCTTGCTGGGCATTTTCTGTCACAGGAAACATTGAGGGCCAGTGGTTCCTGAAAAATGGAACTTTATTGTCCCTTTCTGAACAAG AACTGGTTGACTGTGACGGGCTGGATCAGGCATGCAGAGGAGGACTGCCATCAAATGCTTACGAATCTATTGAGAAGCTCG GTGGTTTGGAGACTGAAACAGACTACTCCTACACCGGTCGCAAACAGAAGTGTGACTTCAGCAACAGGAAGGTGGCCGCCTACATCAACAGCTCCGTGGAGCTGTCCAAAGATGAGACGG aGATTGCAGCCTGGTTGGCCGAGAATGGGCCAATCTCTGTTGCTCTGAATGCTTTTGCCATGCAG ttttatagaAAGGGTGTGTCTCACCCCTTGAAGATCTTCTGTAACCCCTGGATGATTGATCACGCTGTGCTGCTGGTTGGATACGGAGAAC GTAAAGGTATCCCATTCTGGGCCATCAAAAACAGTTGGGGGGAAGATTATGGAGAGCAG gGTTATTACTACCTGTACAGGGGCTCCAATGCATGTGGCATCAACAAGATGTGCTCATCTGCTGTAGTCAACTAA
- the ctsf gene encoding cathepsin F isoform X1 translates to MVFRFLYCPLILWLALAAAVGSVLGLGEDLDRPLFGPPGSPIRLHESDPGLKKAMLFAEERYNRGSNAMHLRRVSRLISATKQLVKGIRYTLTVELSNTQCKKSAMLRTCDFYPESQQLKTEVCLFEVWDIPWQGSSTLLKQKCQPKAVDAEVEETNKVEDVSTSQPLEESVELLGQFKEFMVKYNKVYSSQEEADRRLRVFHKNLKMAEKLQSLDQGSAEYGVTKFSDLTEEEFRSTYLNPLLSQWTLYQPMKQAYPAKDPAPDSWDWRDHGAVSPVKNQGMCGSCWAFSVTGNIEGQWFLKNGTLLSLSEQELVDCDGLDQACRGGLPSNAYESIEKLGGLETETDYSYTGRKQKCDFSNRKVAAYINSSVELSKDETEIAAWLAENGPISVALNAFAMQFYRKGVSHPLKIFCNPWMIDHAVLLVGYGERKGIPFWAIKNSWGEDYGEQGYYYLYRGSNACGINKMCSSAVVN, encoded by the exons ATGGTGTTCAGATTCCTTTACTGTCCGCTAATCCTGTGGCTGGCCCTAGCCGCCGCAGTGGGCTCAGTGCTCGGGCTTGGTGAAGACCTCGACCGGCCACTATTCGGGCCACCCGGGTCTCCTATCCGTCTGCACGAGTCCGACCCGGGATTGAAAAAGGCTATGCTTTTCGCAGAGGAAAGGTACAACCGGGGCTCCAACGCCATGCACCTCCGCAGAGTCAGCCGGTTAATCTCTGCTACTAAACAG CTTGTGAAGGGAATCCGCTACACTTTAACAGTGGAACTGAGCAACACCCAGTGTAAGAAATCTGCCATGCTCAGGACATGTGACTTCTATCCTGAGTCACAGCAACTCAAG acAGAAGTATGCTTGTTTGAAGTATGGGACATTCCATGGCAGGGCTCCTCAACCCTGCTAAAACAGAAGTGTCAACCAAAAG cAGTTGATGCTGAAGTAGAAGAGACCAACAAGGTGGAGGATGTGTCCACCAGCCAGCCTCTGGAG GAGTCTGTAGAGCTGCTGGGCCAGTTCAAAGAGTTCATGGTTAAGTACAATAAGGTGTACAGCAGCCAGGAGG AGGCCGACCGTCGTTTGCGAGTCTTCCACAAGAACCTGAAGATGGCCGAGAAGCTCCAGTCTTTGGATCAAGGGTCAGCTGAGTACGGAGTCACCAAGTTCAGCGACCTAACTG AGGAGGAGTTTCGCTCCACATACCTGAACCCGCTCCTGAGTCAATGGACTCTCTATCAACCAATGAAACAGGCTTATCCTGCCAAAGACCCTGCCCCTGACAGCTGGGATTGGAGGGACCATGGAGCTGTCAGTCCTGTTAAGAACCAG ggcATGTGTGGATCTTGCTGGGCATTTTCTGTCACAGGAAACATTGAGGGCCAGTGGTTCCTGAAAAATGGAACTTTATTGTCCCTTTCTGAACAAG AACTGGTTGACTGTGACGGGCTGGATCAGGCATGCAGAGGAGGACTGCCATCAAATGCTTACGAATCTATTGAGAAGCTCG GTGGTTTGGAGACTGAAACAGACTACTCCTACACCGGTCGCAAACAGAAGTGTGACTTCAGCAACAGGAAGGTGGCCGCCTACATCAACAGCTCCGTGGAGCTGTCCAAAGATGAGACGG aGATTGCAGCCTGGTTGGCCGAGAATGGGCCAATCTCTGTTGCTCTGAATGCTTTTGCCATGCAG ttttatagaAAGGGTGTGTCTCACCCCTTGAAGATCTTCTGTAACCCCTGGATGATTGATCACGCTGTGCTGCTGGTTGGATACGGAGAAC GTAAAGGTATCCCATTCTGGGCCATCAAAAACAGTTGGGGGGAAGATTATGGAGAGCAG gGTTATTACTACCTGTACAGGGGCTCCAATGCATGTGGCATCAACAAGATGTGCTCATCTGCTGTAGTCAACTAA